The Mycolicibacterium fluoranthenivorans genomic interval GATGGCCTCATGGCGCAGGTGGTCGACGGCACCAGGGAAGTGCTTGAACGTGAATCGGACGGCAGACCGCGCCGGGTCGTACTGCATCTGATCGACGAGCACGGACGCGAGATGCACGCACAATCGCAAGTAGTGAACTGCCTTAAGTGGCACAGTATCTGGCATATGCAATGGTGCCTCGCGTATTGGGAAGTCGACTGCGAAAGCGGGTGGGGTGAAAACCAGGACTGGTTCGACATCGACGTGATCCGCGCCCACCAACGCCGGGCAATGGGCGCCGGGCAGCCGTAACGAATCACGCCGACAACAGAACGGAGACGTGGTTTCAATGTCGATATCCAACGCCGACGACCTCACACCCGAATGGTTCACTCGTGTTCTCGGAAGTTCCGGGGCGATGGTCATCGACGTGCATCGCGAACAGCTCAGTAGCGGCGCGATGTGCGGCATGACGCGCGCAGGGCTGACGTGGGACACGATTGGCCATGAACCCGCCTCAGTCATCGTGAAATACCCGACCGCAGACCCTGGCACCCGAGCCCTCGCCGAAGCGATGAGGATGTATGAACTCGAAGTCCAGTTCTACCGCGACCTGGCGCCCCACCTGGCCGGCGTGAGTATCCCCACCTGCTATTTCTCGGAGCTCAATCACACCACCAGCGCCTTCACCCTCGTGTTGGAAGATCTCCGTGGAAAGACCCGCCCCGGAGACGTTCTCACCGAGAGCACCGCCGACGAATGCGCCGCGGTCCTTGACCAACTCGCACACCTGCAAGGGGCATCTTGGAACCTATCCGCTGCCGCAGCGATGCCGTGGCTCGCGGATCGCAACCGCACCTACACCGTCTTCGACTCTATGCCCGCCGGACTACAGCCGTGGCTCGATCGATTCGGTCACGCGCTGGAGCCCGAACAGGTCGCCCTGTTCGAGACCGTCATTCCCCAGGCAGGCCGATGGATCAGATCGTGGAACGGACCTTCAGTGGTCCAGCATGGAGACCTACGCACCGACAACATCCTGTTCAGCCTCGACCCAGTTCCACGGGCTACGATCGTGGACTTCCA includes:
- a CDS encoding phosphotransferase, giving the protein MSISNADDLTPEWFTRVLGSSGAMVIDVHREQLSSGAMCGMTRAGLTWDTIGHEPASVIVKYPTADPGTRALAEAMRMYELEVQFYRDLAPHLAGVSIPTCYFSELNHTTSAFTLVLEDLRGKTRPGDVLTESTADECAAVLDQLAHLQGASWNLSAAAAMPWLADRNRTYTVFDSMPAGLQPWLDRFGHALEPEQVALFETVIPQAGRWIRSWNGPSVVQHGDLRTDNILFSLDPVPRATIVDFQTVRLGPPGIDPAYFLGSSLSTQNRRAYELDLLKEFHRHLVAVGAADYDFNACLRDYREGAIYAVFLFCGLSSQIPPSERFDRVIADQTRRYADMALDLNSARLANLM